From one Thermococcus sp. genomic stretch:
- a CDS encoding transcriptional regulator, protein MEPLKELAKNHILGSPIRLGIMLYLLPREKALFKELLDVLEVTPGNLDSHLKTLEKANYVEIYKVLADRPRTAVRITGEGIEKTGEYLRALKEALKAV, encoded by the coding sequence ATGGAGCCCCTGAAGGAGCTGGCGAAAAACCATATCCTGGGAAGCCCAATAAGGTTGGGGATAATGCTCTACCTCCTGCCCAGGGAAAAGGCTCTCTTCAAGGAGCTGTTGGACGTTCTTGAGGTCACCCCCGGAAACCTCGATTCCCACCTGAAGACCCTTGAAAAAGCCAATTACGTTGAAATCTACAAGGTCCTCGCCGACAGACCCAGAACCGCGGTGAGGATAACAGGGGAGGGGATAGAAAAGACGGGAGAGTACCTCAGAGCACTCAAAGAGGCCTTAAAGGCAGTTTAA